Proteins from a genomic interval of Neoarius graeffei isolate fNeoGra1 chromosome 24, fNeoGra1.pri, whole genome shotgun sequence:
- the mblac2 gene encoding metallo-beta-lactamase domain-containing protein 2: MAVTDWYAHKSLENGVFWIQERFYESGNRANIWLIRGSHQDVVIDAGLGLRSLPEYISAKGLLGDDAKKRNPLLAIGTHVHFDHSGGLHQFQQVGVHEAEVDALANGDNFETVTWLSDREIVEDPSPGWTARQYRVKAVQPTHILQEGDVINLGDRQLTVLHMPGHSRGSICLHDKDNKLLFSGDVVYDGSMIDWLPYSAVGDYVRSCQRLVEMVDKEEVEQVMPGHYNAFGAKRLHRLASTYISSAGTCHRLTACAVKSVASLALRASNACCACY, from the exons ATGGCTGTGACGGACTGGTACGCGCACAAGTCGCTGGAAAACGGCGTGTTTTGGATCCAGGAGCGTTTTTACGAATCGGGGAATCGAGCCAATATCTGGCTGATTCGCGGATCTCACCAGGACGTGGTGATCGACGCCGGGCTCGGCCTGCGCAGTCTGCCCGAGTACATCAGCGCGAAGGGGCTGCTGGGAGACGACGCCAAGAAGAGAAACCCGCTCCTGGCCATCGGGACTCATGTGCACTTTGATCACTCGGGCGGCCTGCACCAGTTCCAACAGGTGGGCGTGCACGAGGCTGAGGTCGATGCCCTGGCCAACGGAGACAACTTCGAGACGGTGACGTGGCTGTCGGACCGGGAGATCGTGGAGGATCCGTCGCCCGGCTGGACGGCCAGGCAGTACAGAGTGAAAGCAGTGCAGCCCACCCACATCCTGCAGGAAG GTGATGTCATCAACCTCGGGGACCGGCAGCTGACGGTGCTCCACATGCCAGGCCACTCCAGAGGCAGCATCTGCCTCCATGACAAAGACAACAAGCTACTGTTCAGCGGCGACGTGGTCTACGACGGCTCCATGATCGACTGGCTGCCCTACAGCGCCGTCGGGGACTATGTGCGTAGCTGCCAGAGGCTGGTTGAGATGGTGGACAAGGAGGAAGTGGAGCAGGTCATGCCTGGCCACTATAACGCCTTCGGGGCCAAGAGGCTCCACCGGCTGGCCTCCACCTACATCTCCAGCGCAGGAACGTGTCACAGGTTGACAGCCTGTGCGGTGAAGTCTGTAGCCAGTCTGGCACTTCGGGCTTCCAACGCCTGCTGTGCCTGTTACTAG